The following DNA comes from Desulfurispora thermophila DSM 16022.
TATCGGCGGCTCAGCCGGGTGATTTCCCGAAGCACCTCTTGCGTTTATTTTTGCCCTGGCTTTTCTTAGCTTTCTGCAGCAGGACTGGCTTTTAGCTGCTGGATNGCCTGCCGGAAGCGGTAGCTTTCACCATTCAT
Coding sequences within:
- a CDS encoding ATP-binding protein; translated protein: MTXALIDRLTHRADIHLMNGESYRFRQAIQQLKASPAAES